The DNA sequence TGAATACATAAAGGAAAGAAACACCCTAACTAAGGGATTAACATGTGATTGTCATCTACACACAACTTTGAgaataaatcaaattatttcTATCCAGTAGATCCAATCCTCTCCAGCATAACGGAGCAACCTTCAATAGATTTTCAGTCTTGCGGAGGCCTCACCTAGGCAGTGTTTTCCGGTACTAATATAATATTTGTATGCAGGTAAAGGGAGGTTTGGTGCGAGTGTCATCAGACGCACGGCTTCATTGGACACACTGTACCACAAAGGCCAGTGGTCACGGGACTACTATCTACACGCAGGACAGCTACAAGTTGACAAATCTACTCAAGTatgtaacattatctaatacctttaaataagcaattcttgtttatttatatatttcggggatctcgggaacggctctaatgatttcaatgaaatttgctatatagggATTTTTGCTAGCTAGGTcgtatctctgggaaaacatgcatttttgagttttcatatgttttcgagcaaagctcggtctcccagatgttGTTATATTATTTGGTTATGCTATATGCAGGCCTGGTATGTTTTATATGATTTCAAGAATTTCTAAGTCTAAGAAACTGCCATTGTCTGCATCTACTATATAGTTGCAACACGTACGTTACGAACATTATTTTACTACCATTATTCATAAATGCTTATCAACACTTGGCTCAATGAAATGCTTTAAGAAAAGGAGGATATTAattgaaaatgttttttgaagttacatctttctttacttatatacagtgtggaaagataagttgggccctggagggaaactaccttaaatcctgaagctggctcattttacttaaaggagacattcctttatttttaaaaagaaacaaaactgcattcaaagattttctaaaactcgcttacCTCGCCCGGGACTCTAACCGacaaaaaattccaaaaaataaacactagcaattttattctactagtcgatacagttaatgtttatgataacatttctccaagaaacattaggtcttaaaCTCGTCggtcgtataaaatatccataaaatctaatatttagtaggtactcaagatttttttagacaagccaaattgaagaaaaaaaaaagagaaatctTTAAATGccgttttgtttctttttaaatataaaggaatgtctcctttaagtaaaattagccagcttaaggatttaaggtagtttccctccagggcccgacttatctttccacactgtatatcttCCTATCTGGCGCGTACGGATTAAGTTTTATCATCCATAATAAATAATTGGTTGGGACCAATTTGTCAGAACTGAGGGAGATCCGCTGATGTGGTCCACGAGGAATCGTCATAGTTCGATTTATTAATAGAGACTTTAATTTTTGATTTTAGCACTTATCTGGATAGTTTGCAATGATACTTTTTTCCGGATGATTTTCATTTTTGACGCTAAGAACTCGTATTATACTGTACTACTTCTTTACAAATGATCAGTAGGTAAGTTGCATGACAATAATGGTGTTTTCCAGACTGATGAAGGCGGCGGAGCATCGGGGCGGTCTTCGAGAGGATCCGACGACGACAAACTGGACAGATTCCTTCGCAGCCGTCTGCAGCGGCCGCACAAACCTGCTACCTCAGACTCGGCGCACTCCATGAGCCCTGGCTTTTGTACGTTTTATTAGGTTTTACCATTGACCTTACCTTTTAAATATGGAATGTAACTAGTTAACTACTTACTATACAACATTTTAAATTTCCATTGACTCTAGTAAAACATCCCAACTGTTGCAATTTGATGTGAATTGTACATTCACTATTACCCTCCTCCTTTTAGCTAAAGCTGCTCAAATAACAATAGGCCACCTACCTTAGTGTCAAGTAGGAAAGAAGTTAAGTCTAATAAGTGTAAATTTGAAGATGAATTTTAAGAATATTTCCGAGTCTCGAGAGGCtcgtagtttatttattttatgaaacgtGATTTAAAATATCTAAATCATAAAGTTTCTGTTTAAAAAAAGCTATTAAATCGCCGTTTTTGTAACGTAACAAGGATTTTATGTAAGGTACCTAGATAAGGTTTACGTTTCCATCAATTGTCAGATACACAAGACAGAACCCAGAAGACTACTCTTGTTTTGAAGAACCCTATTTATaacataagtatttatttaatttaatcatGGTGTTTGAACTAATTTGCTTTTTCCATCAGGGTCACGTTTCGGTAGCGGCAGCGTGCCGCTAAGGGCAGCGCGATCGTCCGTAGAAGGTCTCAACCAGGAGATCGAGAGACTGGTCCTATATCCGGCCAGCGGCACCCAAACGCCGCATCTCGACCGGCTAAAAGACAAGGTATGATGTTTATATCGGGGTAAACTTTGGTAGTGTGCTGCTAAGGGTGCGCGGTCGTCTGTAGAAGGTCTCATATCAACCAGGAGATCGAACGGCAGATAAAAGACAAGACATGATATAGATActgacttctggccgaaaggtgttgTGTTTTGGAGGTTCCAGGGCggactgccgaatccgacacaagagcagccgattcaacggagccacgccgttttctCGCCTaaatagtttttagttttaagtttataaaatacatacatatgtatgttagtctgtaaggtatttgtaatatgggccttgttgcctgatttaaatttataaatagatATGAGTGATATTTCTGTCTGGAATTAGTAAACTTCAATGTCAAGGTGAGTCTACTAGAGAGTGGTGTCGTTTATTGTCGGCCTGTCGGGTCCATGGCGTCAAGAATGATTGTGTACGAAATATCCATAGATATAGGAATATCGTGAAAGAACCGGTCTAATACCAGCAAGGCCTGGTAATGCTTGCACCAATTTTTGACATTAGGTTATCAAAGCAGACACTGGGCTCCTTTAGATATACTATGGACCTTGAAGTCTGAAAATAAAcgcactttttatttatttatttagtatgcaACATGCAACCGTTTAAAATGCGAAGGACGGAGAGTGGCAGACGATTATAAGTCTTGTGGCGAATGATATAAAGGTTTGTTACCTTTAACATCCTTGTTATTTCTTATTTGGCTCCAAGATATTGATTTGTTTGTAACATTTCAGGTGACGCCCGAGGGCCATCGCGCTCCGCTAGCCGAGCTCCTCAGGCGCTCCGTCAACACCCAAACACCGCACGACCTTTGCCATACTGCTCACTCATCAGGTAAAATGCAAACTAAATAtaaccttaatttttttttcttaggttGGGTCATTCTGGTAAGTGTAAGAGCTGAACTGTATGACGTCAACCTAAGAACAGACAGTACCAAAATCAAAGGAttgaatgttatttttttaaacattgacaTTAGAAAATTAATGAATAATGTTACAGcttcattttataaaattattgctTTTTATACTGCAGATGATTGTAACAGAACAGTCAGCTGCAAAATTATGACACTGATCTCTGTCATTAAAAtgcaaatttaataaattacttatcaCAATGTAGccattgtaattattattattgattgCACTGATATTAACCGTTTATAAGGCATTAGGGTGTCAGGAATTgtgcaaaattgaactctacCACTTGGAAATAAAGTTcgaaatcaggtgggaaatatgttaactttgccttataaaggcttaagaGTACCTCAAGACATCAAAATTTTGTGGTTGACTAACATTAACTTCGTGTTTCTTAAAGattataattattgtaatatttttgaaCCCTGATATTGTTATATTTTGTACGTGTTATGTGAACCATGACTTGTGGGCTCAGATCCACCGTCCCGAGGGTCGCTCAGGTCACTCTCCAGCAGTGGTTCGGCAGAACTACTGGCCGCAGGTCATCACACGATTTTCAGCTTCCTAGTGACCCCTGGCAATGATGCATAGACATATCTGCACTTAACACAAATGCTTTAATCCAAGCATGTCTTATTTTTGTTTCGTTGTTTTTTTGGtggatataaaaaataagttagaaGGTTAAATTGTCTTAATACCGATTCCATTGTGAAACTGATGTTACCCATATAGATTGGTGCTCTAATGCAACTTTGGTAACCCAATGGAATCAATTATTCAGTAGACAAATTAGTGTCAGactatgtacaattgtacagttTTTTTATCATCCTTTTAACAGCtcattttgaattttaatatgaTTTGTACATACATTCATTAGTTACCTATTCAGAATAATTACTATTCAAATAAATACACTAATAGTTTTCTCAGTGCAAAAGTATAGATCATCCCTGACAAATGATTCATCAGTTTGTTTGTGAAATGTATTTGTTTTTCTTTCTTTGTTGAGTCCTGTCGCTTATTTTTAGGAAATTAATAattgtcataatcataacataACTGTAAGTGAgataacagtttaaaatattacgGTAGGTAATTTTTAGGACAATCAGTATTTATCTAAATTGTCCTAAAATAGTTTAGGCATTATGaagatatttttataattttttgcatAAAAGGTGCTGAAAACTTTTAACAAGGACAAAGCGATTTAGTAGTTTGTTTTAGTGTCTTGCTTAGTGTATTTAGTCAGTCCTTAATTTTTAAGAGAAGCAGATTTTAGatgaattataaaattatgagcCCCTCAGGCGCAATTAAAAGTGAAGCAATCGAAAAATTCATAAGCTGAAGGAGTCTTTGGCTATAAGACCGTCTGTTAATAGCttcgatttttaatttttgtatatGGTTTTTCGTACTGAGGTGTGTAAAAAAGTGTATTCGTGAGTTGTACTcgtaaaagagacacggcgatatttatagctcaccgctgggcgagtaactataaatatcgccgtgtctcttttatttacacgggagtgcttattttttgttcgtgtttatagccgatagctcatagcttactagctcgcggtgggaccagtgcctaatgtTTAACACGGTAAAGACTTTTTCATTACTTCACTTTGATGTAAGTTACGTATGTATGAGTAGATTCATTTATATATGGTAAGATAAGAAGGGTAAGGGGTAAGTGAAACCTTCTAAGTTTCATCGTGCCctggttaaaa is a window from the Cydia fagiglandana chromosome 13, ilCydFagi1.1, whole genome shotgun sequence genome containing:
- the LOC134669878 gene encoding protein FAM117B-like — its product is MSGRVRNKSDCPVGKQGPMRATLPVSSVMKGGGLKKSTANSPTLSPTNVWRRISPDHALSGQRSPGAVNYKGKGRFGASVIRRTASLDTLYHKGQWSRDYYLHAGQLQVDKSTQTDEGGGASGRSSRGSDDDKLDRFLRSRLQRPHKPATSDSAHSMSPGFWSRFGSGSVPLRAARSSVEGLNQEIERLVLYPASGTQTPHLDRLKDKVTPEGHRAPLAELLRRSVNTQTPHDLCHTAHSSGGSVCSSPDLDGGKLGTSPQINRFLAREPPDGCEKVNLKGFECSYPEPGPVVAPAVPGFTLRPSLGSAFQPLHAASPSASAEPGDH